TCGTGTCCTCCATGCTGCAGGATGCGCTGGTGCCATTGGCCGATATCTCTTTCCTGAAAGACGACGGTCAGTTCGTGCTGGCGCTGAACCGTTTCTGCTGGGAAGACAAGGCCTCAAACGGCGACGATGGGCCTTTCAGCCGGACGCTGGCGGGGCTGCGTTTCGACCATGTCAGTCAGGTCGGCTATCGGGGGCTGGAACGCGGACGGGTCGATGCCGTTCATGAGCTTCTGACCATTGCCTATGATCCGGGTGAGGCAGGGGAAAAAGGTCAGGTCGTCCTCCATTTTGCAGGTGGTGGCGCTATTCGCCTTGTGGTCGATAAGCTGGCTTGCGCGCTGGAAGATCTGGGTGAGGCCTGGCCGACGCAATGGCTGCCTGAGCACGACGAGGCGGGACGTTAGGCGTCCTGCTCCCGCATTTCTTCAACGCGTTCCGACAATTTGTTCAGGATGCGGTCCATGGCGGCCCTGTCCTCATCGTCGAGACCCGACATCAAGTCACTTTCCCAGGCAAGGGCCATTGGTGTGATCTTGGCGTAAATCCGTTTGCCGCGCGTGCTGAGCT
The Aestuariispira ectoiniformans genome window above contains:
- a CDS encoding DUF2948 family protein, which codes for MTKQHEPLKILAQDLEDLSVVSSMLQDALVPLADISFLKDDGQFVLALNRFCWEDKASNGDDGPFSRTLAGLRFDHVSQVGYRGLERGRVDAVHELLTIAYDPGEAGEKGQVVLHFAGGGAIRLVVDKLACALEDLGEAWPTQWLPEHDEAGR